The Radiobacillus deserti genomic interval ATGATTTATTTAGACTATGTCACATTCGACGAAGAAATCAACTACGAATATCCGTATGGTGCAGCTCCCGGCAATCAATTGCTTGCTTATCCTCCAAGATAATCGTTTGTTCACTTCACGGAAAAAAAGCCCTTGCCGCGATTCCGCGACAAGGGCTTTCTATTTCTATAAGGAGGAATAAGTATGAAAGATCCATATAAGAAATTTACTAGTCTTCAGCTATTTATGACCGTACTTTCCATCATCTTTGGTGGTTTCGCTATTGTGAAGGGGGATTACTCCCTTATGCTTTTAGCCTTATTAACCTTGGCTTTTAGCTTTGTATTTGAAGGAATCATTGAATGGAAGAAACAGCGTGGTCCCCATTTTCTTTTACAAATGGTACGTGCCTGTATCATCATCCTAGTTTCTATCTATCTTTATTTTAAAATAATTTAGTGATTGCAAGTCCAAGGATTACCCAGCCAATTAAGAATGCCAAGCCACCAACTGGCGTAATCATAGCCAACATCTTGATTCCAGTGGTGGAATAAATGTAAAGACTTCCTGAAAACAAAAGAATCCCAATAAAGAACATCCAACCAGCTGCTGTTAAGCTAGAAACTTGAGATTTCATCATCAAAATACCAGTCACGAATAATGCCATTGTATGAAACATTTGGTACGTGACTGCTTTTTCCCATGTTTTAATCATTTTCTCAGAGAGCTTCCCCTCTAATCCATGTGCTCCAAATGCCCCCAATGCCACAGCTAAAAATCCATTAAGGACACCTAATAAGAAAATTAGTTTCATTCCTCACTCACCCTTTATTAAAAATCAAAAATAGAATCTCCATTTGCGTCCTCATCTTTTAGTCGTTCTCCATTTGACAGCTGAACCTTTTCGGTTTGAGATGGTGCAGGCATAGGTGGAATCGGTTCTCCTTCGGTCCATGTCTGTTGGTCGTCCAGTATTAAATCTGCCATCAATTTTACAGCACGAACATGTTCTCTTAACTTACCAGAATGATTTTTAGATTGAAGGGCCTTTTGTATTTCTGCTTCCATTTTTCGCAATACGGACTCATCTTGTATCGGCAATTGAATTTCCTCCTTCTACATCCTAGCTTAGTATAACATAAGTAGTCTTCCTTAAAGACATAATAAAACTCACGAACAAAGGGAGCATTCGCGAGTTCTTTCAAAATCAATATTATGTACTGTTTTCATGGATAGCGGTAGCAAATAGGGCAAATCGAATCACAGGTATTACAAAACTAATCCTCAATTCAACAATGATTGTAGGTGGATTGTTCTTCTTTATAATTTTCATACATCCACTTAATAAATTCCAATTCGTTATCCTGGAGCTCACGACTTAGTTGCTGTTTAAATTCTTCTAAAAATGTTGAAAAATTCATCACTGCATAATTCCCCCTAAACACGAATGTAAACGCTTACACCACTATATCCCAATAAATTTTTAGACTCTATCTCTACTCTTATTCAACTATAATAATTTCGATTATTCAACAAAAATCTGAAAAAAATGTGAAATTCCTGCAAAATACCTGTGTTATTTGTCCTATTTTCTTTTTTAGAATAGAGTTGAAGTGGTAAAACGATTGTCTTCCCTTTACGTTTACCTTTATAAAATACGCTAGATGTACAATTACCCGATATTTTTTCTTCTTAAACCTTTTTTGAAAAAATTTATAACTTTTCAAAAAAAGAACACGGATGACCCGCGTTCTTTTTTTACTTCTGTTCAAACAATTCTCTTCTATGGTTCTGTTCAGCTCTTTTTTTCCATCGTTCCGCCCACATGTCACGAAGATTCGTAGCTTTCCCTTCAACAACCGGTTGAAACATTGCGGTTACCCATTTACTGCTCAAAAGCCAGACTATGGCGATAGAGATTACGAAAAGCCCAAGAATATCCATGACATGGTTCACAGCAAACCAGTTTGCTTCTCTGAAAAATTGAATGAAAAAACCATGCAACAAATAGACATAGATCGTTGTAACACCAAACTTAGTAAATACGTAGCGCTTACTCGGTATCCACGCAAGCACACTAAAGGACATGAAGGCCGCAACACCGTAAACACCTATTCTAGCAACTCCCCCAATATTTTCAGCGTCTAATGTAGAATAAGACTTGGACCCTAGCAGCCAATCGGTTGAAAAATCTGGTGTTACATAAATGATGGTTGCTACTACTATGAAGAGCATGGCGGCTGCAATCTTGGCTTGCTTCTTCCTTAACAAATGTAGATGCTTTTCACTCATATAGTATCCGATTAGAAAGAACGGGAAAAACACAAATGTTCTAGAAATACTGAAATAATGGCCAAAGAAATCGATATACCCTATTCCAATCCCTACTGCGACCGCTAAAGGAATGGCTACCCTTGCATCTAATCGTTTATAAGCAATCAATAAAATATGCCAAGAAAACAAGCTAATTAAGAACCATAGCGCCCAGTGTGGGTAAAAAAGAGGTTCTACCCAGTTATCTCTCCCAATGGAGTAGTAATAAAGGCTGTAAATCATTTGAAATAATAAATAAGGTACGATTAATTTTTTCCCAAGCTTTTTCACATAACCAGGCTTACTTGAGCCACTTGCAAAATATCCTGATAACATGATAAACAATGGCATGTGAAACGTATAAATCCACTGATACAATACGTGGACTGTCGTTGAATCAGAAGTAAAAGGCTGAATTACATGACCAAAGACGACCAGCGTAATCAGAAGTACCTTCGCATTGTCTAAGTACGCATTACGTTGCATAAGCTTCTCAGTCCTTTTCTTAAAGTCATAAAATACCTTGTTATCTCTGTCATATTCATTCGATTCCTACCTATCCTTTTATTGCGGTTGTTACCAGTTTGTTAATAGATTTAAAACCATTTGAAATGTTTGTAACGTGGTATTGAGTGAATCGGACGAGTCCCCCATTCATGATATTCATCGCCACCATGCTTTATCCTTAGCAAAGAAAAAAAGGTCTTTCTAACTAAATAGAAAGACCTTTTCCACTATGCTTGTTTTCTTGTTTTTTTCGTTGTAGTTGTGGTTTTCTTCCTTCCTGCCGGCTTCTTCGGAGAAGTTGGCTTCGTCTTTTTCGCTCGGTCTAAAGAAGCTTCTAATGCGTCCATTAAGCTCGTCACATTGTTAGGCACTTGTTTGTCCTTAGCAGTCGCGGTTTGATTATTATTTTTCTTTTCTTCGATGAGCTCTATTAACGCTGTTCGGTAATCATCTTTGTATTTTTCCGGATCAAATTCGGTAGTCAATTGATCAATTAGCATTTTAGCGGTTGCTAATTCCTTCTCCACCGCTTCGGATTCTGCAGGAACATTCGGTACATCTGCAACACTACGAACTTCATCTGGATAGTGGATCGTTTCCACCACTAATGTGTTTTCATAAACCCGAATGACAGCTAATTGTTCTTTTGAACGAATCATCATTTTTGCGACACCAATTTTCCCTGTATCCTTTAAAGCAGTTCTTAATAACGTATAAGCTTTTCCTCCACCTTCGTTCGGAGAAAGATAATAACTCTTTTCAAAGTAAATGGGATCAATTTCTTCTAACTTGACAAAATCAACAATTTCCACCGCTTTATCTGTTTGTTCTTTACGGAGGTTTTCTAATTCCTCCTCGTCTAACATGACAAACTTATTTTTGGCATACTCGTACGCCTTCACAATCTCCTCTTGTTTGACTTCCCGGTCGCAAACTGGACATACCTTTTCGTACTTAATTGGGGATTGGCACTCTTTATGAAGCTGTCGTAACTTAATATCCTTATCTTCTGTTGCTGCATGAAGCTTTACTGGGATATTGACAAGTCCAAAACTAATCGTTCCTTTCCACATTGTGTGCATATATCCACTCTCCTTTTTGGCTTAGTTTGGCTAAATAATGTCTACATTATGACTAAGAATCTTTACAACCTGACACACTAGTGGAAAAAGGAGAGGATGAAGGATATGATGCAGCCAATACCAAGCACGGATATCCCTCAAGGAAAAGAATGGGGGTATGAAGTAAAATATGATGGATTTCGAGCATCCTTACACATTGATGTCAGCTCCATCCAATTGGTCAGTCGAAATCAAGTGAATTTATCTGCAAATTTTCCTGAAATTATCTCCTATGTAGAGGAGAATTTGGAAAAATACTTACCATTCCTACCTATTGAATTAGATGGAGAAATCGCCATTTTAAATACGAAGCTTCAATCGAATTTCTACTTGCTACAGCAGCGTGGAAGACTTAAAGCTAAGGCGAAAATCGCAGACGCAGCTAAGGAGCGCCCTGCCCATTTCCTAGCTTTTGACATCCTGCGGTGGAAGGGAAAAACACTGCTAAACGAAGCCTTTTCACAACGAAAACAAAAACTGGAAGTCTTTTTTCAATCTATTCTACCCACTCCCACCGTCTTGTGGGGGGAACGAATCGGTTATGTAAATACGTTCTCAGACCCTTCACACCTATGGTTTTTAGTGACAGAAGAAAAGGGCGAGGGAATCGTAGCAAAACGGCTAACCAGTACGTACATAGAAGGGAAAAGCCACAGGGATTGGTTTAAGATAAAGAACTGGCGGACAATTCGAGGATTTATCACAGGTTATGATCAAAAAAATGGTTACTTTACCTTATCCGTATATAAAAACGATGTCATTCATCCGTTAGGTAAATTTAAGCATGGCATACCTGACACAGAGTTAGCTACATTAAAACAGTTCGTGTCCAAAAACGGAACAAAAAAAGGAGACAGATGGCACTTAGCTCCGGCTATTTGTTGTGAAGTTCACTGTTTAGGCGTTAAGGATGATGATCTTCGCGAACCAGAATTCCACCAGTTTCGGCTTGATATAACGCCAGAGGAGTGCACCCTACAAACGATAGCGGAAAACCTAGCCATGTTTCCAGAGGATCTTGATTTAACAAAAAAGGATAAGATGTTTTGGCCAACACCTCAGTTTTCAAAATTAGACTTACTCCTTTATTTACGAGACATTGCACCTTATATGCTCCCCTTTTTAAAAAATAAAGTATTAACATTAATTCGCTGTCCAGATGGTGTAGAAGGGGAATTTTTTTATCAAAAGCACTTACCTTCCTATGCGCCAGACCGATTGGCTGGACCGAAGACAGAGGATGGTATTTTACAGGTATGTAGAGATGTAGAAGGCCTATTATATCTTGGGAATCATGGTGCAATGGAATACCATGTTCCGTTTCAAAAAATCGGGGACGATTATCCGGACGAAATTGTGTTTGACTTAGACCCACCCTCGGTAGAGGAATTTTCTATTGCTGTTTTTGCAGCCCAGCTTATCAAAGAGCTGTTAGACCACCTCCACTTAATTGCTTTTGTTAAAACGTCAGGAAATAAAGGGCTACAAATTTATATCCCGATTCCAGAAAAAAGCCTGTCCTATGAAGAAACGGCACAATTTACGATGGCATTAGCGCTGTTATTAGAAAACAAATACCCAGATTTATTCACAACTGAACGATTAAAGAAAAATCGGAAGAATCGTTTATATATCGATTATATTCAACACGGGAAAGACAAAACCTTAGTTTCTCCCTATTCCCCAAGAAAAACCGAAAATGGAACGGTCTCTACTCCACTGTTTTGGGATGAGGTGACAGAAGCACTTCAACCAAGCCAATTCACTATTCAGAATGTTGTAGAACGTGTTAAAGAAAAAGGGTGTCCGTTTATTACCTATCATCAAGCAAGAGGTAAACAGAACCTAAAACTACTCCGCGAATTCACCACTACGAGCATGAAACCATAGGAATTAAATGTTAAGCAACAATGAGAAAAACCCGATCTACCTCGAATTTTCTTTAATCAATTCGACAGTAGCTCGGGTTTCAAATTCGTTTTCCTCATTGGAATTTAGAAAGAAATAGCCCAGCTACCTTTTCTAAAAATAGCTTCTCATTTTCCGTCCTTCGTTACTCCATCAATATCTAAGGAAGCAGAACCCATCATGAAGTCTTCATGTACAATACTGTCATTGACACCGTGTTGGTCCATTTCTTCCTTCGAAAAGTTTGGCCCGTTTTCAATATTCGTTGGATACGCCTTTCCTAACGCAAGGTGACAAGACGCGTTCTCATCAAATAGCGTATTGAAAAAGATAATGTTGGATTGAGAAATCGGGGACTCATTCGGAACAAGTGCCACTTCTCCTAATCTTTTCGCACCTTCATCCGATTCTAAAAGTGTTTTTAAGGTTTCTTCCCCTTCTTCTGCGGAATATTCTACAACGATTCCATCTTTAAAGGTAAGCTTAAAGTTTTCAATTAAATTCCCACCGTAATTAAGCGGTTTTGTGCTAGATACTGTCCCATTCACTCCATATTTATGGGGCATTGTAAATACTTCTTCTGTCGGCATGTTCGGATTAAATTCTATCCCTTTTACTGATTTTGTAGATCCACCATGCCAAATATGCCCTTCAGGTAGATCAATGGTTAAATCTGTACCTTCTGCTTTATAAATTAATTGTGTATATTGTTTTTCATTTAAATAGTTACGTGCTTTCTCTAATGTAGAATTATGCTCTTTCCATGCTTGAATCGGATCGTCTACGTCCACACGGGAAATACTAAAAATGTTATCCCATAGTGTTTCAACTGCTTCTTCCTCCGAAAGTTCTGGGAATACTTTGTGAGCCCATGAAGCTGTTGGATAGCCTACAATCGACCAGCAAACTTTATCGTTCATAATATAATCACGATATTCACTTAGCGCAACTCCAGAAGCTTTATTTGTAGCCGCAATTCTGGCCGAATCAATCCCTTTTAGTAAGTCAGGGTTTTGGCCATAAATCGTTAAAAGTCCATATCCATCCTTTACCATTTCAACTAATGCATCTTTTCTCCACTCAGGAAACGTTTCTAACACTTCCATTGGAGCATGCTTCATTTTTAAATATGTAAGATCTTCGTCACTCCACTCCAAGTGTACGTTTTTTGCACCGGCTGCATAGGCTTCCTTTGCAACTAAACGAACAAACTCCGCTGATTCCACTGGAGCATTAATGATTAAGCCTTGTCCTTCTTGAAGATTGACACCTGTTTTAATTGCTAATTTTGCATATTTCTGAAGTAATTCCTGTTTTGCCATTATAGTCGCCTCCTACTTCTTATTATTTCATAATCGAGATAAAATGAATAGTAGGATGAATCCCTACTACCTTGAACTTCTACTCCGTTTTATCCCTAATTAACGATGCTAACATTCGCCTCTAACTCAAGCTCTACATTCCCTTTTATAGCTCGTGAAATCATACAAGATTCCTCTGCAAGCTTCGTTAATTTTTTGAGCTTTTCTAGCTCTGCACTCGTTGCTTCTGATGCCAATTGAACGGTAGGTCTGTGAATAATTTTCTTGTACGTAAACACGCCATTTGTTACATCCACTTGTCCTTCCGATTTCAAATCCATAAAATGAAGAGGAAGCTTTGCACGTTCAATCATTGCGGCAAGCGTAATAATATAGCAAGTTGCGGCAGCACCCAATAGCATTTCATCTGGATTCGTCCCTTCTCCAGGCCCATCCATTTCTGGCGGAATAGATATGGTGGTCTTTAGATTGCCAGCAGCTATTCTTCCTACACTGTTTCGTCCACCTGGCCAATCCGCTTGTAAGTGAAAATGATGTAATGTCATTTATAAGACTTCCCTTCTTTTTCGTTCTTTACGTTTCTCAACTCGTACCGTTCTTAAGCACGATTTTACATAAGATCCTTTCGCTTCTCAAACATTTCACAATAATCTTGTGTTGTCATATAGCCACCCGTTCTCTAATACGATAAACTAGAAGAGAATAAAGAAAAGGGTGGGATGAACAATAGGGTACACATTACCGAAAGTAAAAGAGATTCTTGAGTTAAAAAGGCACAGACAAAAGAAAGGTTTGCGTTATTATCTTCAAGAGTATCATTTTCAGTATGTACATAATCGTTACCCTAGGAAACAGAACATTCTACGACTAACCTCAACGACTCAACATCACAGCATCAACTGCAAAACGAAACGAATCGTCTATGAATCTTCAGATTAAAAAATGAACCTAGATACTCGTATCTAGGTTCATTTTTATTAATGTGCTTGTTCTCTTTCTCGCTCTACCTCTAATTCCTCTTCTTGGTCCGCCTCTTCTATTTTAGAGGATAAGAACCATCCCGCTATTGCGATAGCCACCAGTACACCATAGAATATTAGCTTCCAGGCTGTCGAATGAGCAAAGTCATGCGGTAGGATGTGTAGGGACTCATGTGCTAGCACACTAACAACAAGCTTTACCCCAACCCAACCAACGATAACAAACGCAGCTACCTCTAAACCTGGTCTAGAATGAAGTAGTTTCACAAAAACATTTGCAGCAAAACGCATGATAATTAACCCGATCATGCCACCTGCCAACACAACAGCAAATTGAGCACCATCTAGACTACCTATGCTTGCAAAATCCGTTTCCGGAAGCGTAACAGCTAATGCTACGGCAGCTAAGATAGAATCCACCGCAAAAGCTAAGTCCGCTAATTCTACTTTAAACACGGTAGCCCAGAAGCCACCTCCCGTTTTTTCTTTTACCTTACTATCGTCTTCTGTTCGTCCTTTTTTCCAATAGCTATAAAGATTCTTAAATGAGATAAATAGTAAGTATGCAGCACCAAGCGCTTGAACTTGCCAAACATCTACTAAAAATGAAATAACAAATAAAGAACCAAATCTTAATACAAACGCACCTAGCAGTCCGTAGAATAATGCTTTCTTCCTTTGCTCCTCTGGTAAGTGCTTCACCATAATCGCAAGTACCAATGCATTATCCGCTGCTAGCAACCCTTCAAGTGCAACTAACACGATAAGTACCCAGCCATATTCAAGCAATAACTGTAATTCCAATCCAACCACTCCTTTAAATAGAAAATGACCTCCACCAGTTACGGTAAAGGCCATCAAAAAAGACCCTTACCCAGTGGGTAAAGGTCTCGCTAACAACGTCCGTTGCCAATTAAGCCGGAGAAACAAATCTCGAAATGACGACTTAAATTGTACAGCTACTCCCCTTTAGGAATATCACTTATTTCTAATATATTCATAGAAACATGAATAGTCAAGTAATTCACATTCATTCCTTTACCATTTTGGTTCACGTTAAGACCATTCCCGTCCACTCCCTTGTTTAAACCTAAAATTGTTAGGATTCGAGAATGGTATGAACACGATGATTTACTTCAGCTTTCAGTTGTTCTAATAATCGTTCACTTTCTATTCTTGAATGACTTGACACTCCAAAATAGTACTTCACTTTAGGCTCGGTACCAGAAGGCCTTAATGCTACCCAACTATTCTTATCTAAATAGAACTTCAAAACGTTTTCTTGTGGTAATTGAATGGTCTCTTTTGTACCAGACTTCATGTTTATTCTTTCTAACGATTGATAATCCTCCATTAGGGTTACAGGTAAGCCAGCAATCTCATTAAATGGTGCTAGACGAATATGTTCCATAATCTTCGCAATCCTCTCTGCTCCATCTTTCCCTTTTAACGTAAGAGAGAGCATGTCTTCCAAATAGTAACCATGAAGCTCATAAAGTTCTTCTAATGCTTCTAGGAGTGTTTTCCCTTTGCGTTTCCAATACTCGGCTAGTTCGCAAGCTATAACAGCTGCTTGTACAGCATCTTTATCTCGGACAAAATCTCCGGCTAAGTAGCCGTAGCTTTCTTCAAAGCCAAACAAGAACTTTTCACCGGTTGATTCAAATTGCTTGATTTTTTCTCCTATAAATTTAAAACCTGTAAGAGTGTTAATGGTTTCAACCCCATAATGACTAGCAACCGCTTGCCCCATTTCAGTTGTGACAATGGTTTTAATCAGCCTCCCCTTTTTTCTGTCTTCCTCAGTCGAATGTGCAAGTATATAGTCCAACATTAATATTCCAAGCTGGTTTCCTGTCAACACTTGATAAGAGCCATTTGAATCTTTTACCGCTACCCCTAAACGATCCGCATCAGGATCCGTACCAATCAAAACATCCGCTCCGTATATCAGTCCTTGTTCCATCGCCATCGTAAAAGCTTGGTGCTCCTCCGGATTTGGTGAATCAACAGTAGAAAAATCAGGATCTGGCTTTGCCTGCTCTTGAACAACATGTATAGCATCAAACCCAATTTGTCTTAATCCTTTTAGGACAAGGTCATGAGAAGTGCCATGCAGAGGCGTAAAAACAATGTTTAATTCTTTCGGTTGTTCTATTTCGGAAGTGGTCCATCTGGAGAGTCTCTTCACTAGTTCTAAATAGGCATGGTCTACTTCTTCTCCGATCCAATGCAGCAGCCCTTGCTCTTTGAGCACGTGCTCTGGTAGATAAGGGATCGTTAATTCATTTTCTACGGCGTTTACTTCCTTAATTAATTGCTCCGCTTGAGCAGGAGGCATTTGTCCACCATCTTCATTATAAACCTTAAAGCCATTATATTCAGGAGGATTATGGCTCGCGGTTATCATAACACCAGCCGCAGCTCCTAGGTGGCGCACCGCATATGAAAGGGAAGGTGTAGGATGCAGGTTAGAAAATACGTAGGATTTTATGCCGTGCTTTCCTAACACTTTAGCTGTTTCTATTGCAAATTCCTTAGACATATAACGAGAATCATAGGAAACGGCTACTCCTTTTCCTTGTGGATTCGTCGTGTGCTTTATCAAGTAATTCGCTAATCCTTCCACCGCCTTTCTTATCGTATATATGTTCATTCGGTTCGTGCCAGGTCCAAGCATACCTCGCATTCCACCAGTCCCGAACGTTAAATCCTTATAAAATGCATCCTCTATTGCTTCTTCGGATTTTTTCATTTCAGCTAATTGAAGTTTTAAATGCTCTTCTAGTGATTCATAGGAAACCCATTTTTGGTATGTATCTTGCCAAGTCATATAGATCCTCCTTTTGTAAGGCCGTTTTTACTTGATTCTAACACACGTACCATTCGCATTCTATTCTACTTTCGTAGTTTTATATTCTTCGTTTATTTTATTTATAACAAGGAAAAAATAATAGAGAATACGATCTAAACGCTGTATCATTTATGAATGTCTTTTTATATAATATAGACGTCACAAATTAACGAAATCTATGAAATTAAAATAATGAGGTTGTGATTTTTTGACGAATAAAAAATGGTTTCAAACCCTTGTAGCCTTTATCCTTGTGTTCATTTTGATTTTTCTTATAGAAAAAACTAAATTTATATTTGAACCCGTCGGATCTTACCTTACTGCGATAGCTGTCCCATTTATGGGAGCAGGGTTGTTATACTACATCACGTTACCTTTAGTAACGTTTTTGGAAAAATACAAGATTCCTAGAATTGCTAGTATCCTTATTACTTTTTTATTACTCGTTTTTATCGTCTTTCTGTTCTTCAATTACATAATCCCAATCGCTCAGCAACAGTTTACACGTCTAGTAAAAAACATTCCGGATATAGCAGATGGGATTGAAGAAATAGTAGAATATTGGCAGGATAATCAAAGTATTATCCCACCACAAGTAGATAATATGATTGACCAAGTAACAGCTAACTTAGATAAATACCTGGAGAATTTTACTACCTTCATTCTTAATTTCATCGGTCAGTTATTTGGGTTCGTTTTTTCGTTTGTCTTAATCCCATTCTTCTGGTTCTTTATGTTAAAGGATGGAGACAAGCTCGTTCCATTCATTTCAAAGTTTTTAAGTAAACCAAAAGCGAATAGCTTCAAGGAATTAATGGCAGGAATTAATCACACATTATCCTCCTTTATACAAGGACAATTAATCGTCAGTGTTTGTGTCGGGATCATGTTATATATTGGCTATGTCATTATTAAACTGGATTATGCACTTACCTTGGCTTTATTCGGTTTAGTTATGAACCTGATTCCATTTGTCGGTCCATTTATATCTGCCGTACCAGCTGTTATTATCGGATTTATTCAAGAACCAATGATTGCGGTCTATGTGATAATTGTTATGCTCATAGCCCAACAGATCGAAAGTAATTTCATTTCCCCAAATGTTATGGGGCGAGTCCTTCAGCTTCATCCACTTACCATTATTACATTGATTCTGGCTGCAGGAAGTATTGCTGGTTTTTTCGGATTATTGTTTATTATCCCAGCATACGCTGTCCTAAAAACAATCGTCAGTCACTTTTATCATGAGTGGAGACGGAAGCAGCCTAAAGGAGAAAAAGACATCTTTTAGAATGGAAGATCTATGGAATCAAAAAAGCAACCTAGGCCATTAAACCTAGGTTGCTTTTTTTCATCCTTTATTCCGCAGTTACATCTTCAATTTCTTTCTGAAGTTTTTCAAGAATTGCTCCATCTACAGTAGATACTTCTTTTTTATAGAAGTCTCTTACAGGAAGTGCAAGCTCTTTAAATGCTGCACGTTGCTCTTCTGTTAATTCTACAACCTCTGTTGGGTGTTCTTCATCATTTTTAATTTTTTCTAGCCATTTTTCGTTTTGTTCTTTTTGCTCGTCATATACCCAATCTTGCATCTCTTCAACTGTTTCGTCAACTAATGTTTTTACATTGTCTGGTAAACCATTATACCATTCTGTATTTACAGTCGTCATTGCCACATAGTTGTTGTGATTAGAAATTGTCATGTGGTCTTGTACTTCATTGAAGGAAGCATCCCCAATAAAGAAAATTGGGTTTTCTTGACCTTCTACTGTACCACGGTCTAGTGCTGTGTAGAGCTCACTCCAGCTCATAGGAGTTGGTTCTGCACCATACGCTTCATACGATTTAATAATTAATGGAGACGTTTGGGTTCTCATCTTAAAGTTCTCAAAGTCAGATGGTTTTTCTAACGGAGAACTAGATGTCCATTGCGTCGCACCTTCTGTCCAGAAAGAAAGTGGAGTGATGCTATACTCTTCATATCTTTCTACTAAGTCTTTATTAAGTGCTTCACTAGTATTCAAGATTTCTTGTGTTTTTTCAACACTATCTGGGAACAAGAAGTGTAAGGCAAAGATTTGCCCTTCTTTAACCATGTTTCCTGTAAAACCTGGAGACATGACAGCCATTTCTACCCCA includes:
- a CDS encoding AI-2E family transporter, which encodes MTNKKWFQTLVAFILVFILIFLIEKTKFIFEPVGSYLTAIAVPFMGAGLLYYITLPLVTFLEKYKIPRIASILITFLLLVFIVFLFFNYIIPIAQQQFTRLVKNIPDIADGIEEIVEYWQDNQSIIPPQVDNMIDQVTANLDKYLENFTTFILNFIGQLFGFVFSFVLIPFFWFFMLKDGDKLVPFISKFLSKPKANSFKELMAGINHTLSSFIQGQLIVSVCVGIMLYIGYVIIKLDYALTLALFGLVMNLIPFVGPFISAVPAVIIGFIQEPMIAVYVIIVMLIAQQIESNFISPNVMGRVLQLHPLTIITLILAAGSIAGFFGLLFIIPAYAVLKTIVSHFYHEWRRKQPKGEKDIF
- a CDS encoding phospho-sugar mutase, translating into MTWQDTYQKWVSYESLEEHLKLQLAEMKKSEEAIEDAFYKDLTFGTGGMRGMLGPGTNRMNIYTIRKAVEGLANYLIKHTTNPQGKGVAVSYDSRYMSKEFAIETAKVLGKHGIKSYVFSNLHPTPSLSYAVRHLGAAAGVMITASHNPPEYNGFKVYNEDGGQMPPAQAEQLIKEVNAVENELTIPYLPEHVLKEQGLLHWIGEEVDHAYLELVKRLSRWTTSEIEQPKELNIVFTPLHGTSHDLVLKGLRQIGFDAIHVVQEQAKPDPDFSTVDSPNPEEHQAFTMAMEQGLIYGADVLIGTDPDADRLGVAVKDSNGSYQVLTGNQLGILMLDYILAHSTEEDRKKGRLIKTIVTTEMGQAVASHYGVETINTLTGFKFIGEKIKQFESTGEKFLFGFEESYGYLAGDFVRDKDAVQAAVIACELAEYWKRKGKTLLEALEELYELHGYYLEDMLSLTLKGKDGAERIAKIMEHIRLAPFNEIAGLPVTLMEDYQSLERINMKSGTKETIQLPQENVLKFYLDKNSWVALRPSGTEPKVKYYFGVSSHSRIESERLLEQLKAEVNHRVHTILES
- a CDS encoding DctP family TRAP transporter solute-binding subunit; its protein translation is MTIFKKKYFFGFLSILTLSFLLVACGGGDDTSGEGSSEGSDSGSEASSDIEAQTWRFVTEEVKGQVQYEYAAEFAKRMKEKSDGKITIEPYEYGGLGSETDQVELLQNGGVEMAVMSPGFTGNMVKEGQIFALHFLFPDSVEKTQEILNTSEALNKDLVERYEEYSITPLSFWTEGATQWTSSSPLEKPSDFENFKMRTQTSPLIIKSYEAYGAEPTPMSWSELYTALDRGTVEGQENPIFFIGDASFNEVQDHMTISNHNNYVAMTTVNTEWYNGLPDNVKTLVDETVEEMQDWVYDEQKEQNEKWLEKIKNDEEHPTEVVELTEEQRAAFKELALPVRDFYKKEVSTVDGAILEKLQKEIEDVTAE